A single genomic interval of Penicillium psychrofluorescens genome assembly, chromosome: 2 harbors:
- a CDS encoding uncharacterized protein (ID:PFLUO_002518-T1.cds;~source:funannotate) gives MVQSQTPRSVREDLNPNSSSISSPPSGSKGPQGKVPAETTRQLEQDFKRKHLGVLGVLVWILVVHLAGIWFFKKGFLLTRMVLEDKSSCDVLPLDDSASLSQTRDGCWHDKSFDKAVVIIIDALRYDFTVPFAPKDESESVHLFHNNIPVLYETSVNNPANAFLLPFIADPPTTTLQRLKGLTTGTLPTFLDAGSNFAGSAIDEDNLVAQLRNAGKNLVQLGDDTWHSLFPGYFDANLTHAYDSFNVWDLHTVDNGVTEHLFPLLRPENRTKWDVIFGHYLGVDHAGHRYGPNHAAMAAKLQEMDRVIRDIIAALDDKTLLVVMGDHGMDIKGDHGGESDDEVEAALWMYSKKGIFGRTTKDTLLPPKHARERFVPQIDLVPTLSLLLGMPIPFNNIGSPIEEAFAGSKGNDFANLLAVNRLTAAQIKRYQHQYVIARGAGEDAESMALWAAAEAEWKIASKSKTAAVRSSYDLYRRYQRHTLEICRGLWARFDVPSMIQGIAISFVGIALLVFYARGLKGDRTELTPRLLAFVGVGSGVGAVAGAASALLALTEMPTVEASALLGTIGSLLGASLAIFKESSNLSLPLPNGMWGWLAVFFTVSQSIGFASNSYTIWEDDILLFFLTTFGVCAGISSMRQKATTGRVLGVYHSILFIILGRLASFSRLCREEQMPFCVSTYYSSATSSISAPWQLAIPFTVTLFLPGVVRSFYAGSKSYEGAATLWIGFAFRLGLLVTSMFWILEAADDGEWLPLRKDTLKTVRVFLAQLVLALAFGAGTGAYLYTKPCVSISVSKPQDDPNAPPAPIIAGQQQQPRTTLTILGFGNVYGTRFFFLVINFALAIILMQKPMGQGAIALLVWQILSLLEILDTNALTLTNSAIGPVVLGLLGSFYFFKTGHQAVLSSIQWETAFIPLSTIKYPWSPLVVILNTFGAQILVAIAVPLTVLWKRPLQTHDRVSQPSSPSAKLINPATKMLSDVVQAATSHILYLATINLATTMWAGHLRRHLMLYRIFCPRFMMGAGVLAVVDVVIILFAIAGVRWSTLSVGEIFGW, from the exons ATGGTTCAATCACAAACCCCAAGGTCGGTGAGGGAGGACTTGAATCCCAATAGTTCGAGCATCTCTAGCCCTCCCTCTGGATCAAAAGGACCCCAGGGCAAAGTGCCGGCCGAGACGACACggcagctggagcaggacttCAAGAGAAAGCACCTCGGTGTGCTAGGTGTGCTGGTGTGGATACT GGTTGTGCATCTTGCAGGCATCTGGTTCTTCAAGAAGGGGTTTCTCCTTACTCGCATGGTCTTGGAAGACAAATCATCATGCGATGTGCTCCCCCTGGACGATTCGGCCTCGCTGAGCCAGACCCGTGATGGTTGTTGGCACGACAAGTCCTTCGACAAGGCTgttgtcatcatcatagATGCCCTGCGCTATGACTTTACCGTGCCTTTCGCCCCGAAGGACGAAAGTGAATCCGTCCATCTGTTTCATAATAACATCCCCGTTCTCTATGAAACTTCAGTGAACAATCCTGCGAATGCGTTTCTCTTGCCTTTCATTGCAGACCCGCCGACTACGACCCTGCAACGACTCAAGGGATTGACCACGGGCACTTTGCCCACATTCCTCGATGCCGGCTCCAACTTTGCTGGAAGTGCCATTGACGAAGACAACTTGGTTGCCCAGCTACGCAACGCTGGAAAGAACCTGGTCCAGCTTGGTGACGATACCTGGCACTCTTTGTTCCCTGGTTACTTCGATGCAAACCTCACCCATGCCTACGACTCGTTCAATGTCTGGGATTTGCACACTGTCGACAATGGAGTCACAGAGCATCTCTTCCcgcttcttcgtccagaaAACAGGACAAAATGGGATGTTATCTTTGGCCATTACCTCGGCGTCGATCATGCGGGCCACCGTTACGGTCCAAACCACGCCGCAATGGCTGCAAAGCTGCAGGAAATGGACCGCGTTATTCGCGATATCATTGCTGCACTGGACGATAAGACTCTTCTGGTGGTTATGGGCGACCACGGCATGGATATCAAGGGCGACCACGGAGGCGAGTCAGATGATGAAGTCGAGGCCGCTTTATGGATGTACTCCAAGAAGGGCATATTTGGACGTACGACAAAGGACACTTTGCTACCGCCCAAGCATGCTCGCGAACGTTTCGTGCCGCAGATTGACCTCGTTCCGACGCTGTCGCTGCTTCTTGGAATGCCGATCCCGTTCAACAACATCGGGTCTCCCATTGAGGAAGCATTCGCAGGATCCAAAGGGAATGACTTTGCGAACTTGTTGGCAGTTAACCGGTTGACCGCGGCTCAAATTAAGAGGTATCAGCACCAGTATGTGATTGCTCGGGGTGCGGGTGAGGATGCCGAGTCCATGGCTTTGTGGGCTGCCGCGGAAGCCGAGTGGAAGATAGCCTCGAAGTCTAAAACTGCGGCCGTGCGTTCCAGCTATGATTTATACCGGAGGTATCAGCGGCATACGCTGGAAATTTGTCGTGGATTGTGGGCCCGATTTGATGTGCCTAGCATGATCCAAGGCATTGCGATTTCGTTTGTTGGGATCGCTCTCCTTGTGTTCTATGCCCGAGGCTTGAAAGGAGACCGAACGGAACTCACCCCTCGCCTTCTTGCATTTGTAGGCGTGGGATCTGGCGTGGGTGCTGtggctggcgctgcttcGGCTTTGTTGGCGCTCACGGAGATGCCCACTGTTGAAGCATCTGCCCTGCTGGGAACGATTGGAAGTCTTCTAGGTGCCTCACTCGCAATCTTCAAGGAATCCTCGAACCTGTCCTTGCCTCTTCCGAATGGCATGTGGGGATGGCTCGCCGTCTTCTTCACTGTTTCTCAATCGATAGGGTTCGCTTCCAACTCGTACACGATCTGGGAAGATGATATcctgctgttcttcctcACCACCTTTGGCGTATGTGCCGGCATTTCATCCATGCGGCAGAAGGCGACTACAGGCCGGGTCCTGGGCGTGTATCACTCGATCCTGTTCATCATTCTGGGCCGGCTAGCTTCGTTCTCTCGCCTCTGTCGTGAGGAGCAGATGCCATTCTGTGTCTCGACCTACTACTCGTCCGCAAcgtcctccatctccgcaCCCTGGCAACTTGCAATTCCATTTACGGTGACTCTGTTCCTCCCCGGGGTCGTGCGGTCCTTCTATGCCGGATCCAAGTCGTACGAAGGTGCTGCTACACTGTGGATTGGCTTTGCGTTCCGTCTGGGTCTCCTGGTCACCTCAATGTTTTGGATACTCGAAGCtgccgacgacggcgagtGGCTCCCCCTGCGCAAAGATACCTTGAAAACCGTTCGGGTATTCCTAGCACAGCTCGTGCTTGCTCTGGCCTTTGGAGCCGGCACAGGCGCGTACCTTTACACCAAGCCCTGTGTCAGCATCAGCGTGAGCAAACCCCAAGATGACCCCAATGCTCCTCCTGCGCCTATCATCGCCggccagcaacaacaaccccGAACAACCCTCACAATCCTTGGCTTCGGCAATGTATACGGCACacgctttttcttcctggtgatCAACTTTGCACTCGCCATCATTCTTATGCAAAAGCCAATGGGCCAGGGTGCCATTGCCCTCCTCGTCTGGCAGATTCTGTCCCTGCTGGAAATTCTCGACACCAACGCCCTTACCCTGACCAACTCAGCCATCGGCCCCGTCGTCCTAGGCCTGCTGGGATCCTTCTACTTCTTTAAAACCGGCCATCAGGCCGTCCTCTCCAGCATACAGTGGGAAACAGCATTCATCCCTCTCTCCACTATCAAGTATCCCTGGTCGCCACTTGTGGTTATCCTCAACACCTTCGGCGCCCAGATCCTGGTCGCCATCGCTGTTCCACTGACCGTGCTTTGGAAACGGCCCCTCCAGACGCACGATCGCGTCTCACAgccatcatccccatcagCCAAATTAATCAACCCAGCGACAAAGATGCTCTCGGACGTTGTGCAGGCTGCTACTTCCCACATCCTCTACCTAGCAACTATCAATCTCGCTACCACCATGTGGGCGggccacctccgccgccatctcaTGCTCTACCGCATCTTCTGCCCCCGTTTCATGATGGGTGCGGGTGTTTTGGCCGTTGTGGATGTCGTTATCATCTTGTTCGCTATCGCTGGTGTGCGGTGGAGCACTCTGAGCGTCGGCGAGATTTTTGGGTGGTGA
- a CDS encoding uncharacterized protein (ID:PFLUO_002521-T1.cds;~source:funannotate) has translation MAENVGLSTPRGSGTSGYVQRNFALMKPRNRGYGAPYPPVSGANNAVEKPFKQRMPDKQILEHDRRRAIEVKVMEERERLEEENERIEEKQAKLKSTSKGKGKGAEEEGEDDADEGEKVLSDEEIDERCEALRQRLIKELADEEAGGARRDKRSLLPKDRRQLKSYQVHELAEAKIEESERLRKALGIREDRETGELSGGRRPYEDRGRRRD, from the coding sequence ATGGCCGAGAACGTCGGTCTCTCTACCCCGCGCGGCAGCGGTACATCCGGCTACGTGCAACGCAATTTCGCGCTCATGAAGCCACGCAACCGCGGTTACGGCGCGCCCTACCCACCCGTGTCAGGCGCGAACAACGCCGTCGAGAAACCATTCAAGCAACGTATGCCGGATaagcagatcctcgagcaTGACCGGCGGCGCGCGATCGAGGtgaaggtgatggaggagcgagagagattggaagaggagaatgaGCGGATTGAGGAGAAGCAGGCGAAATTGAAGTCTACGTCTaaggggaaagggaagggggcggaggaggagggtgaagatgatgctgacgagggagagaaggTGTTATCCGACGAAGAGATTGATGAGCGGTGCGAGGCGCTACGGCAGCGCCTGATTAAGGAGCTCGCGGACGAAGAGGCCGGAGGTGCTCGACGAGACAAAAGGTCACTTCTGCCTAAGGATCGACGACAGCTTAAGTCGTATCAGGTGCatgagctggcggaggcgaagatcgaggagagtGAGCGGTTGCGCAAGGCGTTGGGCATTCGGGAGGATCGGGAGACTGGGGAGCTTAGTGGTGGGCGTCGGCCGTATGAGGATAGGGGTCGGAGGAGGGATTAG
- a CDS encoding uncharacterized protein (ID:PFLUO_002519-T1.cds;~source:funannotate), whose amino-acid sequence MFFSQLTRRADSGNGGLSTPTVDLLIALLVLILIALALVGGLLVLRRKRNARKDQSVLPIHNGQCTQSHHSRRLTITASRTDSVLVYDEKRNLMENSDSPPPSPVPEIRITFPEEEDESGKRKSGRMVVVRISDAGSVGLEPCHEELPPYQTTDTGRFHSLDIERMGGLKEKEDVRYA is encoded by the coding sequence ATGTTCTTTTCTCAGCTCACGCGTCGTGCCGACAGTGGCAATGGCGGACTCTCTACGCCCACAGTCGACCTCCTGATCGCCCTACTGGTTCTCATCCTGATTGCCCTCGCCCTGGTCGGCGGCCTTCTCGTGCTGCGCCGCAAGCGCAATGCCCGCAAGGACCAATCGgtcctccccatccacaACGGACAGTGTACCCAATCCCACCACTCGCGTCGGTTAACGATAACGGCCTCCCGGACCGACTCTGTCCTGGTGTACGACGAGAAGCGTAACCTGATGGAGAACTCGGACAGCCCGCCACCTAGCCCCGTGCCTGAAATCCGCATCACCTTcccagaagaggaagatgagtCCGGCAAGCGCAAGTCCGGCCGCATGGTCGTCGTTCGCATCAGCGACGCCGGCAGTGTGGGCCTGGAACCGTGCCACGAGGAGCTACCGCCATATCAAACCACCGATACGGGCCGCTTCCACTCCTTGGATATTGAACGGATGGGTGGGttgaaagagaaagaggatgTGCGATATGCCTAG
- a CDS encoding uncharacterized protein (ID:PFLUO_002516-T1.cds;~source:funannotate), with the protein MPQATLQRSPELTIVLDKGTTFRGGETIRGHVIRKSPFVDPDASILIRLYGRTKVKIRFNSGMTHREYRSCFNFFGGSSEFHKIHQGPIHIPPNSSENDRWPFAIALPKHPDLASLKRNNEDERSYLTLSDASSQGLPPTFYVRAHSVGRVVEGYVEYHLEATLLGSGKKNSGKQGNQATQPLCVRPISSPNPITDFDTKHHSEFRQRIVSQRLVLGVDSKIPVGQRIKKMLGSSQIPGYSFSLQLDFATILQIGNPSTIPLRLQVKTMWEDTSEILRKKPQMIVVKQFTLTLLSTTHYTSKRLRPDELKDTSSLILADYTRKQVHKEAYNASPTPSGVKADVPPSVDTLFVPQDNASPPIDLGIALGIQTPMSCKGAEIYPTFTTYNIKNEHHLEWKLDLSIAGEIAKYEGKQPVTVIGPSSSV; encoded by the coding sequence ATGCCTCAAGCTACCTTGCAAAGAAGCCCAGAGCTCACGATAGTTCTGGATAAAGGAACTACCTTCAGAGGCGGCGAGACAATCCGTGGCCATGTTATCCGAAAGTCCCCCTTTGTGGACCCGGATGCCTCTATTCTCATTCGTCTCTACGGGAGGACTAAGGTCAAGATTCGTTTTAACAGTGGTATGACACATAGGGAATATCGCAGTTGCTTCAACTTTTTCGGGGGCTCTAGCGAATTTCACAAGATCCACCAGGGCCCTATCCACATTCCGCCTAATAGCTCTGAGAATGACAGGTGGCCCTTTGCTATTGCACTCCCTAAGCATCCTGACCTAGCGTCTCTAAAGAGGAATAACGAGGATGAAAGAAGTTATTTGACTCTTAGTGACGCCTCGTCGCAAGGGCTTCCTCCGACCTTTTACGTGAGAGCCCACTCTGTCGGCAGAGTTGTCGAAGGGTATGTCGAGTATCACCTAGAGGCGACGTTACTTGGCAGCGGCAAGAAAAATAGCGGCAAGCAAGGGAACCAAGCCACTCAACCACTGTGTGTACGGCCGATCTCGTCGCCAAATCCAATCACCGACTTCGACACAAAGCATCATTCTGAGTTTCGGCAGAGAATAGTCTCACAACGCTTAGTCCTAGGCGTGGACTCTAAAATTCCCGTCGGCCAAAGAATAAAGAAGATGCTCGGTTCATCCCAAATTCCGGGCTACTCGTTTTCTCTCCAGTTGGATTTTGCCACTATACTGCAGATTGGAAACCCTAGTACTATTCCTCTGCGGCTGCAAGTGAAAACAATGTGGGAGGATACAAGTGAGATCCTACGGAAAAAGCCGCAAATGATTGTAGTCAAGCAGTTTACCTTGACCCTATTATCGACAACGCACTATACTTCCAAGCGGTTGAGACCGGACGAATTGAAGGATACGTCTTCGCTCATCTTGGCCGATTATACTCGGAAGCAGGTTCATAAAGAAGCATATAACGCTAGTCCGACGCCATCAGGAGTTAAAGCAGATGTACCCCCGAGCGTGGATACACTCTTTGTGCCTCAGGATAACGCATCTCCGCCCATCGATCTAGGCATTGCCCTAGGAATACAGACACCTATGAGCTGTAAAGGGGCGGAGATATACCCAACATTCACGACATATAATATTAAGAATGAGCATCATCTCGAGTGGAAGTTGGACCTTTCAATCGCGGGAGAGATTGCTAAGTATGAAGGGAAGCAACCAGTTACGGTGATAGGGCCAAGCTCCAGCGTGTGA
- a CDS encoding uncharacterized protein (ID:PFLUO_002520-T1.cds;~source:funannotate) has translation MGSSGMNSDRMRGSQNNSVGKGFGTGKSNWNSNIWGDGNLGGGFGDDQHIGEAAFEGKSGSGSLLSSSESDGWTGRPNMPWSTVNSSLSMGQNRGGMATSPIQTRGNDRSAAVLNEAGDPSYFTMPRTSGISSGAGTASHRPYLNTASEGISPSADNMSFGGFPSLRNGEGRRQMNSSGLGNSPVGATFPVKSGFTLDSARADDMASPMGMSSMAPGMSDTVSPPQGRSGLSHMPHNSASYAPQRPTHSAHPSFYSDNHSLDNRYGSVDLSAGFNKLQLNEAGYGSQQSVQRPPYVPHASFDGSYPRVKYQADDVGYQTLAGYGAEGTSDLHLAYQARSRAADTGSISPSDYTRMDSPLYAGADASSVQYRNNGGRLSDTQAAAFERRLRNFQEQDLVQGPSGSLQRGQFSPSYDYSGYQSARLNALSGFYPVTHLGQLGATALVSRGHRDHDPNQVVRSPLLEEFRANSKGNKRYELKDIYNHVVEFSGDQHGSRFIQQKLETANSDEKEQVFREIQPNCLQLMTDVFGNYVVQKLFEHGNQTQKKILANQMRGHVLALSTQMYGCRVVQKALEHILTDQQAGMVKELENHVLKCVRDQNGNHVIQKAIERVPSQYVQFIINAFRGQVNRLAAHPYGCRVIQRMLEHCEEVDRESILAELHACTANLIPDQFGNYVIQHVIENGDEKDRDRMIQIVMSQLLAYSKHKFASNVVEKSIEFGTAEQRHNIISTLTSPNERGESPLLGLMRDQYGNYVIQKVLGQLKDTEREALIDQIKPMLSQLKKFSYGKQIVAIEKLIFDPNSPVTGPLAHTTSTTPPNSHKSSPQPSKRLIPTMEQPRAFVGAAPPTPPPTDNQSTVDGSLESKGLAKSTVTPVSGPETDNTGVSVPVDITSAH, from the exons ATGGGTTCATCCGGGATGAACAGTGACCGCATGCGTGGATCTCAGAACAACAGTGTAGGAAAGGGTTTCGGGACTGGCAAGTCCAACTGGAACAGCAACATTTGGGGCGACGGCAACCTCGGAGGTGGGTTCGGGGATG ATCAACACATCGGCGAGGCTGCTTTCGAGGGCAAGTCCGGTTCGGGTTCGTTGCTATCCTCATCTGAATCAGATGGCTGGACAGGACGTCCGAACATGCCCTGGAGTACCGTCAACTCGTCATTGTCGATGGGCCAGAACAGAGGCGGCATGGCCACTTCGCCCATTCAGACTCGCGGCAATGACCGGAGCGCAGCCGTCCTCAATGAGGCGGGTGACCCCTCATACTTTACAATGCCTCGCACGTCGGGAATCAGCAGCGGTGCTGGTACTGCGAGCCACCGGCCATATCTCAACACGGCATCAGAGGGAATCTCCCCTTCGGCAGATAACATGTCATTTGGTGGGTTCCCTAGTCTTCGCAACGGCGAGGGTCGACGGCAGATGAACTCGAGTGGTCTGGGCAACAGTCCGGTGGGGGCTACCTTCCCGGTGAAGTCTGGATTTACTCTGGATAGTGCACGCGCGGATGATATGGCCTCTCCGATGGGAATGTCATCCATGGCCCCTGGCATGTCGGACACGGTTTCCCCGCCCCAAGGTCGCAGTGGACTTTCCCACATGCCTCACAACTCTGCCTCATATGCGCCACAACGCCCTACCCACTCTGCTCACCCCTCATTCTACTCCGATAACCACAGTCTGGACAACCGTTACGGCAGTGTCGACCTGAGCGCTGGTTTCAATAAGCTGCAACTGAACGAGGCCGGGTATGGCTCGCAGCAATCAGTTCAGCGACCTCCATACGTCCCTCACGCATCCTTTGATGGGTCTTACCCTCGGGTCAAGTACCAGGCCGACGATGTCGGCTACCAGACACTCGCTGGGTATGGCGCAGAAGGCACATCAGACCTGCATCTTGCCTATCAGGCTCGGTCCCGTGCCGCAGACACTGGCTCCATCTCCCCGTCGGACTATACTCGCATGGATAGTCCCCTGTACGCCGGCGCTGATGCATCATCGGTGCAGTATCGAAACAATGGCGGCCGTCTCTCCGACACCCAGGCCGCCGCTTTCGAGCGGAGACTCCGGAATTTCCAGGAACAGGATCTAGTGCAAGGCCCTTCCGGCTCCCTCCAGCGGGGACAATTTTCTCCTTCCTACGACTATTCTGGCTACCAGTCCGCTCGTCTGAATGCTCTTTCCGGATTCTACCCCGTCACCCATCTCGGTCAACTTGGAGCCACTGCCCTAGTCTCTCGAGGCCATCGCGACCATGATCCCAACCAAGTTGTTCGCAGCCCGCTCCTGGAAGAGTTCCGGGCGAACAGCAAAGGAAACAAGCGATATGAGTTGAAGGACATCTACAACCATGTGGTCGAGTTCAGTGGTGATCAACATGGCTCGCGGTTTATCCAGCAAAAGCTGGAGACTGCTAACAGTGATGAGAAGGAGCAAGTCTTCCGTGAAATTCAGCCCAACTGCTTGCAACTGATGACGGATGTCTTCGGCAATTACGTTGTGCAAAAACTGTTTGAACATGGCAAccagacccagaagaagattctGGCGAACCAGATGCGAGGCCATGTTCTTGCTCTGTCGACACAGATGTACGGGTGCCGTGTGGTTCAAAAG GCACTGGAGCACATTCTCACTGACCAGCAAGCTGGCAtggtcaaggagctggagaaccACGTCCTCAAATGTGTTCGGGACCAGAATGGCAACCATGTCATTCAGAAAGCTATTGAACGAGTTCCCTCGCAATACGTGCAGTTTATCATCAATGCCTTCCGAGGTCAGGTAAACAGACTTGCTGCGCACCCGTACGGATGCCGAGTCATCCAACGCATGCTCGAACACTGCGAGGAAGTTGACCGGGAGTCTATTCTCGCCGAGCTTCACGCTTGCACGGCCAACCTGATCCCCGACCAGTTCGGCAACTACGTGATTCAACATGTGATTGAAAACGGTGACGAAAAAGATCGCGATCGCATGATCCAAATCGTCATGTCACAGCTTCTGGCTTATTCCAAGCACAAATTTGCCAGCAATGTGGTCGAGAAGAGTATCGAGTTTGGCACCGCAGAACAGCGCCAcaacatcatctccaccctGACTTCTCCCAACGAGCGGGGTGAGAGCCCCCTGCTCGGTCTGATGCGAGATCAGTATGGCAACTATGTCATCC AGAAAGTTCTGGGTCAGCTCAAGGACACCGAGCGCGAGGCTCTGATTGACCAAATCAAGCCAATGCTGAGCCAGTTGAAGAAATTCAGCTATGGAAAACAGATTGTTGCAATTGAGAAGCTCATTTTCGACCCGAACTCTCCTGTGACAGGCCCTCTGGCTCacaccacctccaccactCCTCCCAACTCGCACAAGTCCTCACCTCAGCCCTCTAAGCGCTTGATTCCGACCATGGAGCAGCCTCGCGCCTTTGTTGGGGCTGCGCCGCCCACACCTCCCCCGACCGACAACCAGAGCACCGTTGACGGCTCTCTTGAGTCGAAGGGGCTTGCTAAGAGCACTGTGACCCCGGTCTCGGGCCCGGAGACGGACAACACCGGTGTTTCCGTCCCCGTGGACATCACCAGTGCCCACTAA
- a CDS encoding uncharacterized protein (ID:PFLUO_002517-T1.cds;~source:funannotate): MRTATGVTILPSAGVFDPNILRGLASRTAIITGGAGGIGAATAKIFNQLGANVVLADIPIFEDKANEIIASLPYPSQALFVPVDILNWDQMKTLFKRTVQTFGMVHIVVANAGTMESSEVLNLEDVDSDGDLRESNEAFKVIDVNLKGTLNTLRLAMPCYMGGTGVSAYFSSKHGVIGLLRGSQQAAQRYGISVKGIAPFFTPTRMTAGFAERWHEAGLEGNTPEMVGNVIAQSAIDDTKSGSCILIAGRFLRELEFTRTDIMSQWLGQDMVDFMRKAFQFMTSMGWYQLPQISN, translated from the exons ATG AGGACGGCTACTGGCGTGACCATCTTGCCATCAGCTGGGGTCTTTGATCCTAACATTCTTCGTGGCCTTGCTTCCCGAACAGCGATTATCACAGGAGGTGCAGGCGGAATCGGCGCAGCCACCGCAAAGATCTTTAATCAACTGGGTGCCAATGTTGTCCTAGCAGACATCCCTATCTTCGAGGACAAGGCCAACGAAATCATCGCGTCCCTTCCTTACCCCTCACAGGCTCTTTTTGTCCCTGTGGATATCTTGAACTGGGATCAAATGAAGACTCTGTTCAAACGCACCGTTCAGACCTTTGGGATGGTCCATATTGTCGTGGCTAATGCTGGCACTATGGAATCATCGGAGGTTCTGAACTTAGAAGACGTGGATAGTGATGGAGATCTACGGGAGTCTAACGAAGCCTTCAAAGTTATTGATGTGAATTTGAAAGGAACACTTAATA CTCTGCGGCTTGCCATGCCCT GTTATATGGGAGGAACTGGCGTTTCAGCATATTTTTCCTCGAAACATGGAGTTATTGGGCTGTTACGCGGTTCCCAGCAAGCTGCACAAAGATACGGCATTTCTGTCAAAGGAATTGCTCCATTTTTCACACCGACACGAATGACAGCTGGCTTTGCAGAAAGGTGGCACGAAGCTGGTCTTGAAGGGAACACACCGGAGATGGTAGGGAATGTGATCGCTCAGTCTGCCATAGATGACACAAAGAGTGGAAGCTGTATCTTA ATTGCAGGAAGATTTTTGAGAGAACTGGAATTTACAAGAACAGACATTATGAGCCAGTGGCTGGGACAGGACATGGTTGATTTCATGCGCAAGGCGTTCCAATTTATGACAAGCATGGGCTGGTATCAACTGCCACAAATTAGCAACTAA